A genomic stretch from Mus pahari chromosome 6, PAHARI_EIJ_v1.1, whole genome shotgun sequence includes:
- the LOC110323386 gene encoding cytochrome P450 2J3 isoform X1 produces the protein MLGTASSLVAAIWAELHFRILLLSAVVFLFLADFLKNRRPKNYPPGPMRLPFVGCLFHVDPKQPHLSLQQFVKKYGNVLSLDFANIPLVVVTGMPLIKEVFTQMEHNFMNRPVTLLRKHLFNKNGLIFSSGQTWKEQRRFTMMTLRNFGLGKRSLEQRIQEEAHYLVEAIKDEGGQPFDPHFNINNAVSNIICSITFGKRFDYHDSQFQEMLRLLDEAMCLESSMMCQLYNIFPRILQYLPGSHQTLFRNWRKLQLFVSNIVNNHRRDWDPDEPRDFIDAFLTEMTKYPDKTTTSFNEENLICSTLDLFFAGTETTSTTLRWALLCMALYPEVQEKMQAEIDRVIGQARQPNLADRDSMPYTNAVIHEVQRMGNIIPFNVPREVAVDTKLAGFNLPKGTMILSNLTALHRDPSEWTTPDAFNPEHFLENGQFKKRESFLPFSMGKRACLGEQLARSELFIFITSLFQKFTFKPPVNEKLSLQFRMAVTISPVSHHLCAIPRP, from the exons ATGCTTGGTACAGCCAGCTCCCTAGTGGCTGCCATTTGGGCTGAGCTCCATTTCCGGATTTTGCTGCTGTCTGCTGTCGTCTTTCTGTTCCTGGCTGATTTCCTCAAAAACCGTCGCCCCAAGAACTACCCGCCAGGGCCAATGCGCCTGCCCTTCGTGGGCTGCTTGTTCCATGTGGACCCCAAGCAGCCCCACCTATCCCTTCAGCAG tttgtgAAGAAATATGGGAATGTTCTAAGCCTGGATTTTGCTAACATACCTTTAGTGGTTGTAACTGGCATGCCATTAATCAAAGAAGTCTTTACTCAAATGGAGCATAATTTTATGAATCGCCCAGTCACTCTTCTCCGAAAACATCTCTTTAACAAAAATG GGTTGATCTTCTCCAGTGgccagacatggaaagaacaaagaaGGTTTACCATGATGACACTGAGGAACTTTGGACTAGGAAAGAGGAGCTTAGAGCAGCGAATACAAGAGGAGGCTCACTACCTTGTGGAGGCCATAAAAGATGAGGGAG GACAGCCTTTTGACCCTCACTTCAATATCAACAATGCAGTTTCCAATATCATTTGCTCTATTACCTTTGGGAAGCGCTTTGACTACCATGACAGTCAGTTTCAAGAGATGCTGAGGTTACTGGATGAGGCCATGTGTTTGGAGTCATCAATGATGTGCCAA CTCTACAATATATTTCCAAGGATACTTCAGTATCTTCCTGGATCACACCAAACACTTTTCAGAAACTGGAGAAAACTGCAATTGTTTGTTTCCAATATTGTTAACAATCACCGGAGAGACTGGGATCCAGATGAGCCAAGAGACTTCATTGATGCTTTCCTCACGGAAATGACAAAG TACCCAGACAAGACTACTACAAGCTTCAATGAAGAGAACCTCATCTGCAGCACTCTGGACCTCTTCTTTGCTGGAACAGAGACAACATCTACAACCCTGCGCTGGGCTCTCCTCTGCATGGCCCTCTACCCAGAAGTCCAGG aaaaaatgCAGGCTGAGATTGACAGAGTGATTGGGCAAGCAAGACAGCCGAACCTGGCAGACCGAGATTCCATGCCCTACACCAATGCTGTCATCCATGAGGTGCAGAGAATGGGCAACATCATCCCCTTTAATGTTCCCAGGGAAGTGGCAGTTGACACCAAGCTGGCTGGATTTAACTTGCCAAAG GGCACTATGATTCTTTCCAACCTAACTGCACTGCACAGGGATCCTAGCGAGTGGACCACCCCAGATGCATTCAATCCAGAGCACTTTTTGGAAAATGGACAGTTTAAGAAGAgagaatcctttctgcctttctcaaTGG GAAAGAGAGCTTGTCTTGGAGAACAACTGGCCAGGTCTGAGCTATTCATTTTTATCACTTCTCTTTTCCAAAAATTTACCTTCAAGCCACCAGTCAATGAGAAGCTAAGTCTGCAGTTCAGAATGGCCGTCACCATTTCCCCAGTCAGTCACCACCTTTGTGCAATTCCTAGGCCGTGa
- the LOC110323386 gene encoding cytochrome P450 2J3 isoform X3: MLGTASSLVAAIWAELHFRILLLSAVVFLFLADFLKNRRPKNYPPGPMRLPFVGCLFHVDPKQPHLSLQQFVKKYGNVLSLDFANIPLVVVTGMPLIKEVFTQMEHNFMNRPVTLLRKHLFNKNGLIFSSGQTWKEQRRFTMMTLRNFGLGKRSLEQRIQEEAHYLVEAIKDEGGQPFDPHFNINNAVSNIICSITFGKRFDYHDSQFQEMLRLLDEAMCLESSMMCQLYNIFPRILQYLPGSHQTLFRNWRKLQLFVSNIVNNHRRDWDPDEPRDFIDAFLTEMTKYPDKTTTSFNEENLICSTLDLFFAGTETTSTTLRWALLCMALYPEVQEKMQAEIDRVIGQARQPNLADRDSMPYTNAVIHEVQRMGNIIPFNVPREVAVDTKLAGFNLPKERELVLENNWPGLSYSFLSLLFSKNLPSSHQSMRS; this comes from the exons ATGCTTGGTACAGCCAGCTCCCTAGTGGCTGCCATTTGGGCTGAGCTCCATTTCCGGATTTTGCTGCTGTCTGCTGTCGTCTTTCTGTTCCTGGCTGATTTCCTCAAAAACCGTCGCCCCAAGAACTACCCGCCAGGGCCAATGCGCCTGCCCTTCGTGGGCTGCTTGTTCCATGTGGACCCCAAGCAGCCCCACCTATCCCTTCAGCAG tttgtgAAGAAATATGGGAATGTTCTAAGCCTGGATTTTGCTAACATACCTTTAGTGGTTGTAACTGGCATGCCATTAATCAAAGAAGTCTTTACTCAAATGGAGCATAATTTTATGAATCGCCCAGTCACTCTTCTCCGAAAACATCTCTTTAACAAAAATG GGTTGATCTTCTCCAGTGgccagacatggaaagaacaaagaaGGTTTACCATGATGACACTGAGGAACTTTGGACTAGGAAAGAGGAGCTTAGAGCAGCGAATACAAGAGGAGGCTCACTACCTTGTGGAGGCCATAAAAGATGAGGGAG GACAGCCTTTTGACCCTCACTTCAATATCAACAATGCAGTTTCCAATATCATTTGCTCTATTACCTTTGGGAAGCGCTTTGACTACCATGACAGTCAGTTTCAAGAGATGCTGAGGTTACTGGATGAGGCCATGTGTTTGGAGTCATCAATGATGTGCCAA CTCTACAATATATTTCCAAGGATACTTCAGTATCTTCCTGGATCACACCAAACACTTTTCAGAAACTGGAGAAAACTGCAATTGTTTGTTTCCAATATTGTTAACAATCACCGGAGAGACTGGGATCCAGATGAGCCAAGAGACTTCATTGATGCTTTCCTCACGGAAATGACAAAG TACCCAGACAAGACTACTACAAGCTTCAATGAAGAGAACCTCATCTGCAGCACTCTGGACCTCTTCTTTGCTGGAACAGAGACAACATCTACAACCCTGCGCTGGGCTCTCCTCTGCATGGCCCTCTACCCAGAAGTCCAGG aaaaaatgCAGGCTGAGATTGACAGAGTGATTGGGCAAGCAAGACAGCCGAACCTGGCAGACCGAGATTCCATGCCCTACACCAATGCTGTCATCCATGAGGTGCAGAGAATGGGCAACATCATCCCCTTTAATGTTCCCAGGGAAGTGGCAGTTGACACCAAGCTGGCTGGATTTAACTTGCCAAAG GAAAGAGAGCTTGTCTTGGAGAACAACTGGCCAGGTCTGAGCTATTCATTTTTATCACTTCTCTTTTCCAAAAATTTACCTTCAAGCCACCAGTCAATGAGAAGCTAA
- the LOC110323386 gene encoding cytochrome P450 2J3 isoform X2 gives MMTLRNFGLGKRSLEQRIQEEAHYLVEAIKDEGGQPFDPHFNINNAVSNIICSITFGKRFDYHDSQFQEMLRLLDEAMCLESSMMCQLYNIFPRILQYLPGSHQTLFRNWRKLQLFVSNIVNNHRRDWDPDEPRDFIDAFLTEMTKYPDKTTTSFNEENLICSTLDLFFAGTETTSTTLRWALLCMALYPEVQEKMQAEIDRVIGQARQPNLADRDSMPYTNAVIHEVQRMGNIIPFNVPREVAVDTKLAGFNLPKGTMILSNLTALHRDPSEWTTPDAFNPEHFLENGQFKKRESFLPFSMGKRACLGEQLARSELFIFITSLFQKFTFKPPVNEKLSLQFRMAVTISPVSHHLCAIPRP, from the exons ATGATGACACTGAGGAACTTTGGACTAGGAAAGAGGAGCTTAGAGCAGCGAATACAAGAGGAGGCTCACTACCTTGTGGAGGCCATAAAAGATGAGGGAG GACAGCCTTTTGACCCTCACTTCAATATCAACAATGCAGTTTCCAATATCATTTGCTCTATTACCTTTGGGAAGCGCTTTGACTACCATGACAGTCAGTTTCAAGAGATGCTGAGGTTACTGGATGAGGCCATGTGTTTGGAGTCATCAATGATGTGCCAA CTCTACAATATATTTCCAAGGATACTTCAGTATCTTCCTGGATCACACCAAACACTTTTCAGAAACTGGAGAAAACTGCAATTGTTTGTTTCCAATATTGTTAACAATCACCGGAGAGACTGGGATCCAGATGAGCCAAGAGACTTCATTGATGCTTTCCTCACGGAAATGACAAAG TACCCAGACAAGACTACTACAAGCTTCAATGAAGAGAACCTCATCTGCAGCACTCTGGACCTCTTCTTTGCTGGAACAGAGACAACATCTACAACCCTGCGCTGGGCTCTCCTCTGCATGGCCCTCTACCCAGAAGTCCAGG aaaaaatgCAGGCTGAGATTGACAGAGTGATTGGGCAAGCAAGACAGCCGAACCTGGCAGACCGAGATTCCATGCCCTACACCAATGCTGTCATCCATGAGGTGCAGAGAATGGGCAACATCATCCCCTTTAATGTTCCCAGGGAAGTGGCAGTTGACACCAAGCTGGCTGGATTTAACTTGCCAAAG GGCACTATGATTCTTTCCAACCTAACTGCACTGCACAGGGATCCTAGCGAGTGGACCACCCCAGATGCATTCAATCCAGAGCACTTTTTGGAAAATGGACAGTTTAAGAAGAgagaatcctttctgcctttctcaaTGG GAAAGAGAGCTTGTCTTGGAGAACAACTGGCCAGGTCTGAGCTATTCATTTTTATCACTTCTCTTTTCCAAAAATTTACCTTCAAGCCACCAGTCAATGAGAAGCTAAGTCTGCAGTTCAGAATGGCCGTCACCATTTCCCCAGTCAGTCACCACCTTTGTGCAATTCCTAGGCCGTGa